The following coding sequences are from one Haliotis asinina isolate JCU_RB_2024 chromosome 3, JCU_Hal_asi_v2, whole genome shotgun sequence window:
- the LOC137278929 gene encoding M protein, serotype 24-like — protein MTLRKEGCLKQRKPLSPILEAEDEASSTLPSPRSKELHNHLLAQYMDLKSQVGDMEESLLDHLLQENENLRQVNEKQSRELRREQELRRKAEKERTEFRVEYLNFKLSLTMEHAELQELKQTLEELTSSWEKEKQADAEQKKKLEQELNQLKSIRRQALSLTYQTPVKAQASLPVVAPPAHPKKAQRPYTGKTKSRVPDKIQPAQNNRNTPSACGDSMKKTMNVSHNKVIPGKELRTKDIKNSDNLPKQSLRYSRRVRQMR, from the exons ATGACTTTGCGCAAGGAGGGTTGTTTGAAGCAACGAAAACCTCTCTCTCCCATTCTTGAGGCGGAAGACGAGGCGTCATCTACCTTGCCTAGCCCAAGATCAAAGGAACTACACAACCATTTACTGG CCCAGTACATGGACTTAAAATCTCAAGTTGGAGATATGGAAGAGAG CCTTCTGGACCATCTTCTCCAAGAAAACGAGAACCTGCGCCAGGTGAATGAGAAACAGAGCCGAGAACTCCGACGTGAACAGGAACTGAGACGTAAAGCCGAGAAAGAGAGGACCGAGTTCCGAGTAGAATATCTCAATTTCAAGCTCAGTTTGACCATGGAGCATGCCGAACTGCAGGAACTAAAACAGACGCTGGAGGAGCTCACCAGCAGCTGGGAGAAGGAGAAACAGGCGGATGCAGAGCAGAAGAAGAAGCTGGAGCAAGAGCTCAACCAACTGAAATCTATCCGGCGTCAGGCTTTATCTCTGACCTACCAAACTCCAGTCAAGGCTCAGGCCAGTCTCCCAGTCGTGGCTCCTCCAGCTCACCCAAAGAAGGCGCAAAGACCCTATACGGGGAAAACCAAAAGCAGAGTACCGGACAAGATCCAGCCTGCACAGAACAACAGGAACACACCCTCTGCGTGTGGGGACAGTATGAAGAAGACCATGAATGTGAGCCATAATAAGGTCATTCCTGGGAAAGAACTCAGAACAAAGGACATTAAGAATAGTGACAATCTCCCCAAACAGTCACTCAGATACTCAAGAAGAGTTCGCCAGATGCGCTAA